The genomic interval AAGAAGTTGTTTCCACCAGCTGTAGCAGCGAAGGGCAATAGTCAGCACCGGATTTACGGAGTGTGAACGTGAGCGATGTCGGATAGACGGGAAGACTCACAAAGTTCGCCGTGGTGGATGTCCATATTGCCCACTGACGAATCCCTCCAGCCCAAGATGTTCCTTGAACAACCATGTGAAGCCTTTCAAGCTGAAGTAGATGATACCGACACCTATCAATCATTGCGAGTCTGGTCAGCTACCTTCTGCGATCCATGGCGCAATACAATTGCTCACCTAATGTGGTATCGATGAGCACATTGAGAAAGTAGAGCGAACATGGGTTATTGTGTACAGCCGAAGCTACCACATCCGATATCTACACAACCAACTCAAGTCAGCATTGGACTGGATTGCACCGCACTACGCTTAGACTtgctctcactcaccaggATGTTCAATCCATGAACGACGGCTTGTCCAACGAGCTGTTTACTAACGTCCCATATCCATATTTTCCATGACCGTTTTCTCTTTTCGAGGTATTTCTTGATCACGagtgagaggatgacgaagaccCCCACTACAGATTCATAATTGTTGATCAGTAAGCAGTTGCCAAGACACTGGCTTGCCTCCGGGAAAAGACTGGGGAGTAACGTGGTTGACATGGTCTATCGATGTGGACGAAACGAGACTCGCTACTCACTGAGAGCTTGTACGATCAGACCCGTCGTTCCTAACAGCTTACATCTATCTGCATCTGCCATCGGGGgtatcatcccatcatctcctgaTGACGGTGGCGGATCGAGCAGCGTAGAGTTGGGAAACAGCATTGATCCGGTACAAAGAGGCTCTGTCCGCCTCGCCGACGAGAGATTTGTATTAGTGACTGATCTGAAGCTAATTGATTACAATCAAAGTGATAAAGGAGTACAAACTAAGATGTTGTGAATACACAATTTCAGTAGATGCAAGAACTGAACGGTGACGAACCACCATTCCCGACAGAGCAGAAGCCGGAACCGGTACGAGACACGGATAAGTCATGCGGGGTAATGAGCGCGCCTAATACTGACAGCACTGACCCCACGTTGATAGCGATAAGGGGAATCCCATTTGTTACGTGCCTGTTGTTTGAGTGGTGCTGTTCCGACGAGTGATTTCCAACGAGCGAGACTTGTtttccaacaacaacggaTCAAAGTGTGGGCTTGGGTCATTGATGATACAGAGCTGAGAGAAAAGAGGCGTTCCTACTTCTACTCTCTTCTGTGATCTTACACCATAGTACTGTGTCGTCCAATTCCGCTACACTCAATCCGTCTCGTCATGCTCGTTCTTCGTCCCGCTCTTCGATGCGCTCGAGCGCCTTCTTCCCTAAGCCGCCTGTCCGTGTCGAGGGGTTTCGCAACCACTCTCCGACGCgcagaggaggtgagtctggcTTCCATCATAGATAATCACACGTCTTGCGTGAGTATGAAAGAGTCCCAAGCTGATGAGCGATCACTTGCTCAGTTGCACAAGACTCCGTTGTACGATTTCCACGTGAAGAATGCGGCCAAGATGGTGCCGTTCGCTGGATGGAGTATGCCCCTTAGCTATGGCGAGGTGGGACAGAGTGAGCACTGCCTCTGCACAGATCATGTCGCACTGTATTTGAGCATAGCTGAGCCATGTGCCCGTGCTCAGTCACCGCCCATAAGCATGTCCGTTCTTCGGCTGGTCTGTTCGACGTCTCCCACATGCTCCAACACAACTTCACTGGTCCAACTGCCCAATCTTTCCTCCTGACACTTTGTCCCTCATCCCTCgcttccctccctcccttctcttccacgctATCCGTCTTACTCAACGAAGTCGGCGGTATAATCGACGATACGATCATCACGAAACATTCCGACGACGCATTCTACGTTGTCACCAATGCCGGTCGAGCTAAAGAAGATAAAGAATTCATAACTAAACAGCTCGCCAAGTGGAACGCAGAACATAAAgacggagagaaggtgaaatGGGAGACTTTGGAGGGTTGGGGCTTATTGGCTTTACAAGGTCCTAAAGCGAAAGATGTGGTTCAAGGAATGACAGATAAAGATCTTTCAGAGATCAAATTTGGTCAAAGTGCTTTTGTAGAGTTGGATAATGGCAAAGGAGATAAGGTCAAATGTCATTTGGCAAGAGGTGGTTATACAGGTGAAGATggtttcgaggtgagttttggtgTTTCCTCATACACGAGCCCCACTAGCTAAGTTCAAAGCGTTGGCGCTAATAACGTATCTCACTTTGTATGTGGTCAGATCTCTATTCCTCCCGCTGAGGCCGTGGCGATTGGCGAACGGATCGCTCAACACCCCgacgtcctcctcatcggtCTCGGCGCACGAGACTCGCTTCGACTCGAAGCGGGCATGTGTCTCTACGGTCACGATTTGGACGAGAGTATCAGTCCCGTCGAAGCGGGTCTCAGTTGGGTCATTGGTATGTGACATGTTCACTTCCGATCATTGTTGCGATAGTTTGACAAGAGAGGGACGCTGATCTTGTTTCGCGTTCTTAGGCAAAGATAGACGAGCCGAAGATGCTACACCCACGTTCCCTGGTAAATCGAGGATCCTTACAGAACTTGCCAAAGGTCCAGGGAAACGAAGAGTCGGATTTGAAGTGATCGGTGCACCAGCACGAGAGGGAAGTAAAATCTTTGATGCAGCGGGGACTAAGCAAATTGGTGAGCTACCTTTCCTTGTTATTGTGTCAATGGGGCGGGGCTGACATGATCAATGCTCCGCGCTTAGGTGTCATTACATCCGGtatcccttccccttccctcgGAACAAATATCGCAATGGGATACATCGAGAACGGTCAACACAAGAAGGGTACAGAAGTCAAAGTtgaagtgaggaagaagttgagggaTGCAGTTGTCAGACCAATGCCATTCGTACCTACAAAGTATTACAAGTAGGTTTTGCGAAGATAAAACAAGAAGTGATTGGAAGGGGTTTGTATATAGGGTTTCATGCATCTTTAGATGAGCTTGGAAATGACTTCCGAACGAACGCATAGATCGCTTGCCATGGATCCATGGTAGCCAACTGATTTAAGGCAAATTGCTCTTCAGAGTCTGAACTTGTCGGGCACAACCAGAAACAGGAGTCGCGCACCATCGCAATCTGGGTAGGATATGGCATATCTTCCGCGTACAGTACAAGGGAACGAACTGATAAATGATCGGTATGGGGGAAAACATAAAGCTAAAGAAAATGAAAGTAAAAATGTCTCAAAAGCTCTGGGAATAGAAAAACTGAAAAAGTGAATCTCAACCGTGTATCCCTCGTCTTTACTAGGCTTACGAACAACTTGTCTCGTCCCGTCCCGTCCGATCTAGACGCAGAcccttctctcgctcgctaGCGTTCTATACGTCCTCCTCTTAccgctctccctctcgttgCACACCCTCCTTCTGATGCTTAACTACAACATCCACCGCTGGAAGAAGCGCTTCCTTGCTTGTTGACGTCGACACCTCGTCGGTCCGCACCGAGAGACACGGGTGCCGCTTCTTGTGGCTGAGAGTCGATCAGACGGGTCTTGATATCTCTGCGGGAAAAGCGATGTCAGCACGACTTCCGGTTCCCTTATAACGCCAGGGCGCGGCGCATCGAAATTTCCAGACAACGCATATGGTCTGGTCTTCTACGGAGAGTCACCCACCTGGCAAGTGTGAAGAAAGCCTCCTCAACACCCTCGTTGGCCTTTGCACTAGTCTCCAAGAATCTCAGACCGAATTCGTCCGCAAGAGCACGTCCTTGTTCGAGAGTAACGACTCGCTTCTCGTCCCAGTCACACTTGTTACCGATGAGGATCTTGTTGACGCCGGGTGAAGCGTGTTGTTCAATGTTGGAGTGCCAAGTTCGGATGTCTTCAAGGAGGGAGGAGTGAAGGTTTGATCAGCGTTGAAGTGAGCAGAAATGCGCGTGACGGTTGCGCAAGAGAcaagttgaagatgatgttgtcaTCCGCGAGAACGGGTCAACTCACTGGCAAATGACTTTTCATCTGTGACGTCGTAGACCAGCAAGATACCCATGGCACCTCTGTAGTACGCGGTGGTGATCGTTCGGAAACGTTCTTGACCTGTGAGCCGAACAGATCAGTCTGGTCCTGCGCATTCTATATCCCTTCCCTGGGAGTCTCGACATACCGGCTGTGTCCCACTGCGAACGAGGGATGAAAGTACGTTAGCGATGTCCGTGAGCTAGGTGGATGTTTGAGAAAGTAACTCACAATCTGAAGCTTGATTCGCTTTCCATCGAGCTCGATAGTCCTAATCTTGAAATCGATACCTGAAAGTGCGCAAAGGATATCAGTACCACGTCAATTCCCTTACTAGGCCCTTCCTTCCAGATGGCAGCAGATAAGATGGCACAAAAGACACTCACCGATTGtagtgatgaaggagggtgtCCATGAATCGTCACAGAATCTAAGGAGGAGACATGATTTGCCAACACCTAGAAACAGGTACGAAAACGAAAACAAAGTCAGCTCCACGTCCATCTGCTCGGCAATGGAGGGGGTGAAGGTGTGAACGTACCCGAATCACCGATAAGGAGTAGTTTGATCAAACTAAACGAGGTGTGTATGTCAGTACGATACtgtgaggagatggacggtTGTTTGAGCGGAACAGTGTAAGAGGTGATAGACGGGACAGAACGCGtcgtctctccctcgccgTAACCCGTCGGCGAGCGACTGTTCACGAGCCAGGCAGAGTGAGGTGAGATAGAAGAGAGATCTACGCACAAATCGTAATGAGGTCCTGCCATTTCGTCTTCTATATGATATCTTGGATGTATTGATgttggatgacgaaggaggaaagaggttgtTGAATTATATCATGAGAGATTATCCAAGtagtagtgatgatgatgatgatatgctGTAAACCCAAGTGCACTAGCTCAGCTCGCTCACCGTAGCAGCCGGATGCAGCCGGACACCACACCACAGCACACCACAGCACACCCGCGCCACTCTGAACAACACTTACTACAGGACACACACACAAGTGCCCCATACGGGAGGCTACGGTGGGAGCGGTGTTATCGGCGATTTAAACAGATGTGGCGCACGTGTCTACTCATGCGTGTTTCACCGGTAACAAGCTATAAGCTGTTGTTTCGAATTGCTCTTTCGACCCCCGTCTATCATCATGCGAGTACAGTTCAGACCATCAATTGGCAATTCGATGCCTATTCTCCACAGATGCTACCTGCATAGCAGATAGCTTAGAGTGGTCATCCACGAGCTGGATGTCAAGTAACGCCACGCCACACCCACCGCgtgatcatctcccttgaTATCGGTCCGAAACACACTTATCACCAAACTAGCTTTCCTTTTATATAGCGTTCGAAGACCGACACAGAGGAGAGTAGTTCTTGCTTTATGACTTCCATTCTGGCTGAGTACCAGCTGGAATATCTAGGAGATCATGCACTCATATTGCCACCCGCTTCTTACTCCGCATATCCTACATTCCCCTTTTATATTTCTTATTTTTTCACAACTTCACTCCACACCTTCGCCCCAATCCCCCTCTAAGATCACACCAAGTatatcaccatcaccacacCTCAtatctctcgttctcgtccacTGCCTCTCCTATCGCACCACTGCCATCTTCTCACCTAAAAACAGCTCACAGCGCTACTGATATCAACACACACCGCTGACCCACTCCCCAACAAGAACTACCCTACTTACACCCACTCCCCAATAATAACTaccctactcaccttcactaAGTCCTCATACGCTGCGCTCGTACCTCACCCAACTTCATTATTGACCTACCTCTAACTTGCCACTGAGAAAACACGCTCAAGATCATGTCCTCTGACACTGAAACCTCGTCTCGATCTTCTGACTCGTCATATCTCACTCCGTCGGATTGGCAAGAACTACGTGTACGCCCTTACCAACACCAGGCTGCTGGTCATCGCGATACTCTCTACGAGACAAAGGACGGTGGAATcatcgtcaaggtgagtataATGCGCTCGTTGTGTATCCAGATTGCTCATTCCGATCGATGTTGCTCAGGCAACCGAAAGAACCGAAGCGGACAATTACGAACATATCGATAACAAAGATCATGTTCTTTCTGCGTTGAAGGGTTACACCCCTAGATACCATGGCTCAATATCTCGATCTTTCTTCGCATCGTCTGATGATCAAGAGAATCAGGCTTTGGATTCGGATGGTCAATATAGACGCTTGTCAGAATGGGAATCTCGCTCTCGTACCGGGACGTGTGACAAGAATGACACGGTACGTTCGCCATGAACATCGTACCTCCAGCTATATCCTGACAGTGGTGATTGCATAGTATATCGCGCTGGAGAATGTGGTTCATGGAACGGAAAAcctcactcacgtcgatatCAAGCTTGGTACGAGACTATGGAACCGGACTGCCATTCTCAaaaagagggaaaggatggaCAGAGAGGCGAAAGAAACGACGAGTGCATCCACAGGGATCAAATTTGCAGGAGGGGACGTAAGTGTTGCTTCTTCGTGTAAACTAGGACTAGGATTCGTCTTCTGCCTTCTCAAAGCAGGAACGTAAAGCGATCCCATTCCAGATATTGGCCTTTAGCTAATTCTCTCCAACACAGATATATCATCACGGTCGGACCACCCCACTCAACCAGGATTTTTGCAAGAATCTTACCTCGGAGACCCTACATGAAGGATTCTCTACCATCTTCCCAAGTATCGATGACAATATTCTCCCTCACGACAAACACTCCGGATCATCTTCGACCGACTACAACGACCAAATGACACCATCTCAGAAACTCGAACGTGAAAAGGATATGTTGGAGATTGTGAGCGGTATGAAAGACAGGACACAGGACATATGTAAGAGCGTTGAGATGGTCAAGAAGGGCGGATGGGATTTGACGGGAACATCGCTCTATCTCTATCACGGAGGCAACAAGagcagcgatgatgacggtAGTAGTGAAGTCAATGGTGGTGATTCACGGTGGGGAGCAAAGCTGATCGATCTGGCAAGAGTCGGTCCtcttgttgatgatgtggatgatcAACTGCTCGAGGATGGAGTAGACCTTGGTATGGACACAGCTGTTTCGAAGATGAAAGAAAGGGAAAAAGCGTTGCAACAATCGTGTGACAGGTTGAGCAAGATGGTTGTGTAGTAGAACCTGAATGAGGAATGGCAGATCGACGGCGAATGAGGGGATGAGAAATCACACTATGATCTGTACCGGTTAGCAAAATAGACGATTCATTCCTCAAGGTTTATATATCATTGGACTTTTGACGTATTTTGGCGATGTTGGCGATATATGTGCCCCCTATTCCGACTTGTCCGAAACATTGATCGGTGTAGCAAGACTATTCTGTATATTTGACTGCTCAGATATGCATGGCAGACTACAGGACGATGCAAGCTCGAGGTGTATCTGGATGAATGGTCTTTCGAATCAATCTACTGATCTCGATCAGCAACACTCATCTTTCCAGGACGAATGACCTTGACCTACCTCATattcttccttcttccaccaccgatcctttcccaccaccataTACCCGTCCTGAGATTTCCACACCACTCCCTTCTgacctctttctcctcgccaaaacctccccttcctcctttgtgaCATTCGAAACGTGCACCAACTCTTTCACTCTCAATATCCTACCGGCCGTAGTCTCTCCGAAGGGATGTAAGACGGCTTGACGTAATCTGTATAAACCGAGAGATTCGAGCGTTCGTCTCGAGTCGGTGGTAAGACCGATCGGTGATCGGATAAGGGTGATCAGGTGATGGGTTGGTTTaggtgtggaggaggaagcggaggaggTAGCGGTAAACAAGTGTCTCAGTGAAGAGGATGCGATGGAGCGAGATCGTGAGAACGACATGGCGAAGGATTGTCAATAGCGTGTGTAGGGATTCAGATTGTTGTTTTATGTGACTTTCACTTCACTGTGTTTTTCAGTTTGTTTTTGATGTTCTACTGCAATACAATGTCTGGCCGAAATAAGTTGAAAGGAAGCGAGTGCCAGTGAAGTGAAACGAGCGAATTAAGAGATGACGTGGCGATTTATTTGATACTACCCATCGTCCGTGCCTGTGCGGCATCCTTATCAGTCCATCTGAACATCTCGTACCATGTCCACCCCGACTCAAAGTCCACTTTTGTGACTCGAAGTTACCGCAATTTGTTGTCATTACCACTACCGACTCAATACCGCTGTACATACACATAAACCCGGAGAGCAGCTCGCTCAGCAGCAAGCTCTTCTTGACTGGTAATACCTGCGCCCTTAATCGCCCATCATGATCTCCACTCGACCTGCTTTCGCTGCCGCACGAACGGTCATCCGACGACCTCCTGCTAGGAGCAACGACCCGGCTGTCGTCGCGGGACACAGCTCAATCCGAAAgacccctccacctcatctcaTCACCCTCGCTGATCTCTCTCCAGCTCAAATCGGCTCCTTGCTCCAATCTGCCGCTGCGTTCAAATATGTCTGCAAGAACATCACACCCAAAGCGCTTCGAACGAGTTTGGGTCGACGAACCATTGCGATGTTGTTCAGTAAACGAAGTACGCGAACTCGAGTAGCGAGTGAGAGCTCTGTGACGGCCCTCGGAGGACATCCTATGTTTTTGGGTAAAGACGACATTCAGATGGGAGTCAATGAGACTTTGCAAGATACAGCGAGGGTAGTGGGAAGTATGGTGGACGGTGTTATGGCTCGTGTTGGACCCCATTCAGATATCGAAGTAAGCAATACCCTCTGAGATCATATGACAATCTGACGATATGCATAATAGGAATTGGCCAAATACTCTCCTGTTCCAATCATCAACGCCCTTTCGGATCTGTATCACCCCACCCAAATTCTTGCcgaccttctcacccttcacGAGACTTACGACCCGGCCCCCACCCCTCCCAGCCCTCAAGGCGATGAAGGGTCTCACACTGCTATCCTGAAATACTTCCAATCCTCTGTTGACCCGCTCAAGTCcctcaaggggaagaaggtcgcATGGGTTGGTGATTCCAACAACATCTCGAATGAATTGCTCGTCACTCTTCCTCGATTGGGAATGCATTTCAGTCTCGCCGCGCCAAAAGGTTATGATGCGGTCGACAAGCGTGTCTGGGCAAAGGTGTAAGTGCTCACGCCTTCTGGCAGGAGATATGACACTTGCTAATGGAGGTTACTCGTGTAGGACCGAAGCTGGTGTCGAGAACCTCGTCACACTGACCAACTCACCCGCTGAAGCACTCCACAAAGCCGATGTCGTCGTCACCGACACTTGGATCTCGATGGGTCAAGAACAAGAAAAGGCGGATCGATTGAAGGCCT from Kwoniella shandongensis chromosome 4, complete sequence carries:
- a CDS encoding glycine cleavage system T protein, which produces MLVLRPALRCARAPSSLSRLSVSRGFATTLRRAEELHKTPLYDFHVKNAAKMVPFAGWSMPLSYGEVGQITAHKHVRSSAGLFDVSHMLQHNFTGPTAQSFLLTLCPSSLASLPPFSSTLSVLLNEVGGIIDDTIITKHSDDAFYVVTNAGRAKEDKEFITKQLAKWNAEHKDGEKVKWETLEGWGLLALQGPKAKDVVQGMTDKDLSEIKFGQSAFVELDNGKGDKVKCHLARGGYTGEDGFEISIPPAEAVAIGERIAQHPDVLLIGLGARDSLRLEAGMCLYGHDLDESISPVEAGLSWVIGKDRRAEDATPTFPGKSRILTELAKGPGKRRVGFEVIGAPAREGSKIFDAAGTKQIGVITSGIPSPSLGTNIAMGYIENGQHKKGTEVKVEVRKKLRDAVVRPMPFVPTKYYK
- a CDS encoding GTP-binding protein ypt2 produces the protein MAGPHYDFLIKLLLIGDSGVGKSCLLLRFCDDSWTPSFITTIGIDFKIRTIELDGKRIKLQIWDTAGQERFRTITTAYYRGAMGILLVYDVTDEKSFANIRTWHSNIEQHASPGVNKILIGNKCDWDEKRVVTLEQGRALADEFGLRFLETSAKANEGVEEAFFTLARDIKTRLIDSQPQEAAPVSLGADRRGVDVNKQGSASSSGGCCS
- a CDS encoding mitochondrial 54S ribosomal protein uL30m codes for the protein MSFSRSRSIASSSLRHLFTATSSASSSTPKPTHHLITLIRSPIGLTTDSRRTLESLGLYRLRQAVLHPFGETTAGRILRVKELVHVSNVTKEEGEVLARRKRSEGSGVEISGRVYGGGKGSVVEEGRI